One Nicotiana tomentosiformis chromosome 4, ASM39032v3, whole genome shotgun sequence genomic window carries:
- the LOC117278377 gene encoding uncharacterized protein yields MAEELKKLTSRVQGIEGGKGIEGLNYEDLCIKPNVELPEGYKPPKFEIFDGTCDPKVNLRTYCDKLVDVGKDERIRMKLFMRSLTGDTLSWYISQSPKKWVSWVSMASNFMDQFRFNTENAPDVFYIQNLKKKPTETFREYATRWRSEVAKVRPALEEEEMNKFFVRAQDP; encoded by the coding sequence atgGCAGAGGAACTTAAGAAGCTCACAAGCCGAGTCCAGGGTATCGAAGGGGGTAAAGGTATTGAGGGTTTGAACTATGAAGATCTGTGTATTAAGCCAAACGTagaactgccggagggttacaaacctcccaagttcgagaTATTTGACGGAACATGTGACCCAAAGGTAAATCTAAGGACATACTGTGACAAGCTCGTAGATGTTGGAAAAGATGAAAGGATtcgcatgaaactgttcatgagaagcctcactggagacACCCTATCATGGTACATCAGTCAAAgtccaaagaagtgggttagctgggtaagcatggcatcgaATTTCATGGATCAGTTCAGGTTTAATACGGAGAATGCGCCAGATGTCTTCTATATCCAGAATCTCAAGAAAAAGCCAACAGAGACTTTCCGTgagtatgctactcgatggagATCGGAAGTTGCGAAAGTAAGGCCGGCATTGGAAGAAGAGGAGATGAATAAGTTTTTCGTCCGGGCCCAAGATCCATAA